The nucleotide window TCCCTGTCTGCAGGCTTCTATGAAGATATGCCCACCGGGAGCCGTGAATTTGATGGAGTTGCCTATCAGATTGCGGATGATCAGCTGCAGCATGTTAAGGTCGGCCATGGCCATCAGTGTCTGGTCTATACGTGTTTGCAGGTGTAAGCCTTTGTTGGTGATCAGCGAAGTATTAATCTCGAGGACAGGCATCACGGCATGATATACATTTACCGGGGATAGATGTACGGTAAGGCCCTGCAACTGTGTTTTAGACCATAACAACATGTTGTAGAGCATATCCTGGGTATTGTTCACCATCTGCAGTAGTTCGGCTTCCAGTTGTAATTTCTGTTCAGCCGGCAGCTGTATATCTTTCATCAGCTCAAGATAAGATTGTATGGAGGCCATCGGGCTGCGCAGGTCGTGGGAAATGATGGAGAACAATTTGTTTTTTTCGGTATTCATCACTTCCAGCACCCTGGTTTTTTCCTCTCCCTGCTGCTTTTCACGGTTGTAGGCTTTTTTCAGGTACAGGGTTCCGAAAAAGATCACCAGCACACTGGTAAGGTAGGTGGCGGAGAGGTCTACCATCTTCGACTGACGGTCGGGGTACATGTTGGGCACCAGCTCCGGGTAATAATATTCAGTCAGTACCAGCGCAGCCACCAGCAGGAGATTGAAGCCCAGCCACCAGCTATATTGCCCGCGGGGGGATATGATCATCACCAGAAAAAAGGTAAGGGTGAAAGTCATCAGGCTGGCACCGGAGATACCGGAACTGACAAAATACACCATACCAAACAACAGGTTGACCGTTATCACGGAGATGGCTATACTGAGTGATGCCCTGTTTTTGAAGCGGGAAAGAAAATACAATGCCGCTAATACCAGGAGCATCACGCCAAACAGCAGGCCGGTCATTTTAAGTCCGGTGAAATAATTAAAAGGAATCTGTACAGCACTCACCAGTATGGCTATCAGGCACATGGAGTTGAATATGCGGTTTTCGAGGGTTACTTCTTCGGGAGGGCCCACCAGGTACAGGATCCTTGCTTGCAGTCTTTTACTGTAATCACTTATCATAGAATGTGGCATGTGCAAAGCTAAATAATTGGCAGGTTAGAAACTGGTCTACCTGAATTTTCCAAACTGGACTAATCAAAACTAACAGCTTAGTGTGAAATTTACATACTAAAAAGCGTACCACATTTTTTTGAAAACCACGACGATCATTAATAGGAACAACGAAATAGGATAATGTTAGCAAAGATAGCCCAGACCTATCGGTCTTCTTTCAGTGGCCTTAGTAAGGAAACCTGGTTGCTGAGCCTTGTAATATTGATTAACCGTACCGGAACCATGGTGGTACCTTTCCTCAGCATGTACCTCACCCAAAACAAACACTGGACCATTGCGGATGCAGGCATCATCATCACGCTCTTTGGTATAGGAGCGGTAATGGGCTCCCTGGCAGGAGGTTATTTTATTGACAAGCTGGGATTCCGTTCTGTTCAGATTTTCACTTCCATTACAGGAGGGGCGCTGTTTATCGCCTTTGGTTATATTGACCATTTCGCGGTATTGTGTGTGATGACAGTGGTCCTGAGTTTTGTGGCAGAAGCTTTCCGGCCGGCCAACGGAGCTGCTATTGCGGCTTATTCCAAACCGGAGAATCTTACCCGTTCCTATTCCCTCAACCGCTTTGCCATGAACCTGGGTTGGGCGCTGGGTAGCTCTCTGGGTGGGATACTGGCAGCGATCAACTATCACCTGCTGTTTTGGGTAGAAGGCTGTGTATACATACTGGTGGGGCTATTGATCACTGTACTGTTGCCGGCTAATGGTGGTCATCCCCGTACTAAGGCGGTGGCTTCTGCTGCTCCCCGCAACCTGCCGATCTGGAAAGATACTTTCCTGTTCCGCTTCCTGGTATGGATTACCCTGTACACTACTTCTTTCAGTTTAATATTCAGACTGGTACCTATTTACTGGAAAACAGACTGGCATATCGATGAATTTGCGATTGGCCTGTTGCTGGGCATCAACGGGGTGATTATCGCCTTATTTGAAATGGTGCTGGTAAGGCGCTGGGAAAACCGGAAATCGGCCATGTATTACATCGTTGGCGGAGTGATTGTGACGGCACTGGGTTATTTGTTCCTGATACTGCCGGGTCATGTGCCCATCACGACAGCTTTGATGGCGGTTATATTTATGACCGTAGGTGAAATGATGGTATTCCCCTTTGTAAATGCGGTGATCATGGGACGTTCCAACGATACGAACAGAGGACGGTATGCAGCTGCCTATGCCCTTACCTGGTCTGTTGCCCAGGTGGTAGGTCCGGGTGGTGGCGCACTCATCATTGAACGCTGGGGCTTCGCGGCATTATGGATAGTGATGGTGGTGTTATGTTTGGGCTGTGCTTTCGCGTTATGGCGTCTTCCATTTAAAAAAACTGTGGTGGCCTGATATACCACTCTTCCCCTGGCTGAGTGTTTAAATCTGTATATTTATAGCTGATTTAAACCCTAAAACAGTTTAGATGGGAACCATGGATACCGTTACTTCTGGCAAGTATCATTTTCTGGCTGGCGGTGGTGAAACCGGTGAACTTATACGCCACTATCCCTGGGAAAATACTGTACTGGGCCCTGTGGACCAATGGCCACAGCCCTTAAAAACCTGTATCAGGATTATCCTGACATCCGGTCAACCTATGTTTGTTTGGTGGGGACCGGAACTTATTAGTTTTTATAATGATGCCAGCCGGATATTGGCTGGCAGCAAACATCCGGCTGGCATCGGACAGCCCGCCAGGACTGTCTTGAAAACACGCTGGGAGCAGATAGGCGCCTTGGCAGAATACACCCTTCACAACAATGTGGGTACCTGCAACGAAGCATTGCTGTTTTTCACAGAGCGCAATGGTTATTTACAGGAAAGCTATTACACTTTCTCGCTGAGCCCCATTCCGGGCAACAATGGTGTGCCGGAAGGAATTCTGTGTACGGTCACCGATGAAACTGACCGCATTGTGCAGGCCCGTCAGATGAAGACCCTGCAGGACCTGACAACGTTTAATCTCAACAGCCGGCGGATACAGGACGTGTACATCCATAGTTTGCTGGCCTTGCGCGAAAACCGCCATGATTTTCCTTTTGCTGTTTTTTATGAGACAGATCAAGATACTCACCTGAAGGGCTATACGGCAGATGATCTGCCGGAAGCTGCTTTCCCCCGTTCTGTAACCCTGACAGATGAAAATTTTCATTGGCCTGTTGCAGAGGTGTTGCGGTCGCATCGGATGGCACAAGTGCAACAGCTGCGGGAGAAGCCATGGCAGCTGCCGGCAGGAGCCTGGGAGCAGGCACCGGACCAGGCAGTGCTGATACCGGTGATACATCACTTTACGAATACGCTTTATGGCGTACTGATTGTAGGGCTCAACCCGTATCGTCAGCCGGATGACGCATACCTGGCTTTTCTCCGGCAGGTGGGTGATCAGCTGGCAGCTGCCATTACCAGTGCCGGGACCTATGTGGCCCATCAGTTCCGCGATTTGTTCCGGCAGGCGCCGGCAGCGATTATGTTACTAAAAGGCGTGGATGATATTGTGGAAGTGGCCAACAGCCGGTATCATCATTTGCTGCAAGGACTGCCCGCAGCCCTTTATACCTGCGACAAAGCCGGTCGTATCCTGTGGTTTAACCAGGCTGCCGCCACCTTGTGGGGACGCGAGCCGATGATAGGCCATGATATGTGGTGCGGCTCCTGGAAAATATTTGAACCAGACGGCATCACGCCGGTGCCACTGGATACCTGCCCGATGGCCCGGGCATTGCAGCAGGGAGAAGCGGTAAGAGACGTGGAGATAGTAGTGGAAAGACCGGACGGGACCAGACGGAATGTGCAGCCCTACCCGGACCCCATCTTCGACGAAGAAGGTCGTGTAGCCGGTGCCGTTAACATGCTGATAGATATCACAGAGTTAAAAATGACCCAGGCACATATGAGCAGACTGGCAGCTATCGTGGAATCCACCGACGATGCTATCATCAGCAAAACACCGGAAGGTATCATCTCCAGCTGGAACCCGGCAGCAGAAAGACTTTTCGGTTACACCAGCGAGGAAGTGACCGGAAAATCCATCCTCATACTGATACCACCCGACCGCACTGCAGAAGAAAAAGAGATCATGGACCAGCTGACCAAAGGGATCTCTGTTGATCACTTCGAAACCCAGCGGGTGGCCAAAGACGGTCGGCTCATCGATATCTCCCTGACCATCTCCCCGTTAAAAGATGCACAAGGCCGTCTTATCGGGGTGTCCAAAATAGCCAGGGACGTATCTGAACAGAAAAAGCTATTCTCCGCCCTGCAGGAAAGTGAAGCCCGTTATATGCAGGTGGCTATGGAAATGGAAGCCATCGTGGCACAACGTACCCGCGAACTCACCGAAGCCAACTTCTACCTCGAGAAGTCCAACAAAGAGCTGGAACAGTTTGCATTTGTGACGAGTCACGATCTCCAGGAACCGCTGCGTAAAATCCACACCTTCGCCGGTTTACTCTGTGAGGCCGGTGGACCGGCGCTGGACGCGACTTCCAGGGTGTATATCGAAAAGATGATGATCAGTGCCCGACGGATGTCGCAGTTGATTCATGACCTGCTGAACTTCTCCCGCCTGAACCGCACTGAGGATACATTTGTGCAGACAGATCTCAATGAGGTGATAGCACATGTACTGAATGATTTTGAAGTGACCATCAGTCAGAAAAAAGCGCTTGTCACCATTGATGCCCTGCCGGCCATACAGGCGGTCCCCCTGCAGATGAACCAGCTGTTGTACAACCTGCTGGGCAACGCCTTGAAGTTTACCGCGGAAGACAGAACACCGGAAATCCGCATCAGCTCAAGGGTGCTGCCGGAAGATGCATTAAAGAATTATCCTGAACTGGACCACAGCCGCAGTTATTACGAGATTACTGTGAGTGACAATGGTATTGGGTTTAACCAGGTGTATGAAGACAAGATCTTTCAGATTTTTCAGCGGCTCAACAACCGTACGGCCTATGAAGGCACCGGTATAGGGCTGGCGCTATGTAATAAGATTGCTACTAACCATAAGGGCTGCATCCGCGCGGTGGGCCAGCCGGGCGAAGGCGCCGTTTTTAACGTTGTTTTACCTGTCATGTAAATAATCTTCCTGTATCGGCGGATTGGTATTTTTTTTGAGTGGTGCAGTTGTATGCTATTTATCTCTTTTATTGTTGACCAAGTTTAAGCGCGTATCCATGATTATAAAAGAGCTGCAGGTGGTGATTGAAACACCAAGAGGAAGCAGTGAGAAATTTGATTTTGACCCGGTGTCCCGTTTTTTTGTATTGAGTAAGGCATTACCCGCCGGGATGGTGTTTCCTTTTGACTTCGGATTTATTCCCGGTACCAGGGGAGAAGATGGTGGGCCGCTGGACATATTGGTACTATCGGAATTTAAAACTTTCAGCGGTTGTATGCTCAAATGCCGGTTGATAGGAGCCGTCAAAGGAATACAGCGGGAGGCCGACGGCACACAGATCCGGAACGACCGTTATATCGCGGTGCCATTTGTTTCTACTGTATACAAGGAGGTTGATGTGATGCCTGATAAACTAATACGCGAACTGGAAATTTTTTTAGTGGCCTACCATCAGCTGGAGGGCAAACAATTCAGGCCCATGGGGTATCTGGATGCGGCGCCGGCTTACGAACAAATAAAATTTGTCTGATCACCGGAAACATTTCTGCCATTTTTCTTCGAGAACATCTTTCAATATTTTGCAGAGGGCATCAAAGGAATCTGGTTTGGTGAGGAATAGCCTGGCGCCCAGCGCCATGGATTCCTGTACATCTTCCACCATATCAGAGGTGCTGAGAATGATGATTTTTGTAAGTCCTCTGTGAATAACCTTTCCGAGCTCCTGCAGACATTCTTTGCCATTCATCATCGGCATGTTCATGTCCAGGAAAATATAGTCAGGACTGGCAATTTTTTTATGGGAGAGAAGGTCAATGGCTTGCATGCCACTTTCACAGTAATGAGTCTCTACTTCGGGCGAGACTTTTTTTATGGCTTCGCTGAAGAAGATCCGGTCATCCGCATCATCATCAATCAGCAGAACGGTATGTGGCTTCATATTGTTACGGTTCACTAAGGTTTACAAATGAAAAATTCTCGCTAAAAAAAATTTCTCAGTTGATGTTTTCAAGGATTTATAAATATCGGTCAATAAAAAGATAAAGTCAAATAGTAATATCAGTAATATAATTTAATGATAATAAACAAACCCGGCCAGTAACCGGGTTTGTTTATGAAGAAGAAATGCTACTTGTTACAATTGAAATATCCAAATAATAAGATATCCGAATTATATCATCTGCTTTATTCCTTCACGATCCGTTTGCTGATGATATTACCGTCCTGTGCCAGTTTGATGATATAGATGCCGGAAGCGTGGTTACCACTTCGGAAGGTGGCCTGGTAGGTACCGGCAGACAGCTGTCCGTTGACGAGTACGGCCACCGGTTGTCCGGCGAGATTATAAACAGTAAGGTTGGCCACGCCGGTTTTTTCCAATATATAAGTAATGCGCAGATCTCCACGGAAGGGGTTGGGGAAGGCGTCTATACTCAGTTTACCGGCTTTTGGCGGAGCATCGTTGACTGGCGTGAAGGCCATGGAAGCGCTGGTGCTGCCTGCGAGCGGAGCCACCGTTTTGACTTTTACTTCCGCATAACTGTTCCACGCGTTGAGGTTGTTGCCATGTCCCAGAATTCGTATGTACTTAGCCGTTACAGCGCTGAACGGGAATGATTCGAGGGCAAGGGAGCTGCCGCTGCTTTGCAGATTGGAGGCTACGGCCGTCCAGTTAAGTGCATCTGCGCTGACAAGGATATCGAATTTTGCTTTGCGGGTATCGCCTTTATAGAATGCGATGTCTACACCATTAACGGACTGGGAGCTGCCCAGACAGAACTGTATCCATTGCCCGTCGCCGCTGGCAGACCAGCGGGTGTTGAGATCGTTGTCGATGGCGTTGGAGGCTACGTTGCCATCATCACCGCTGGCTTCGGCGGGGTTGCAACCCGGGGCGGAACCGACGGTAATTGTTACAGGTGCGGAAGTAGTGCTGCCATTGCTGTTGTCGGTGACTTTGGCGGTGAGCGTGTAGGTGCCGGCTGCTACGTTGTTCCAGGTCCAGGCGTAGGGGCTGCCGGTAGCTTCTCCCAGTTTGGTACTACCATTAAAGAATTCCACTTTGGTAACGGAGCCGTCGCTGTCGGTGGCGGTAGCGTTAATGGTAACGGAAGCCGGCGACGTATAGGCGCTATTGTTAGCCGGTGAAGTGATGCTGACACTGGGCGGTACATTGGAAGGGCTGCTGTTGCCGGGTATCCACCAGTTACCAGAGATGAAGAGCTGGCATAACAGACTGTAGGAGTCGCTGTAATAGCCGCTCTTAGCGGTTTTCAGGTAGTTCCATCCGCTGTTGAGCCAGGCCTGGTTGCTACTGCTGCCTACAGAGGCGGCCACAAAAGGCCCGATGAACACGGCTTCCTGGCCGGTGCCGGAAGCGGTACCGTTCAGCTTATAACCATCTTTGATATTGGCAGGATTACCGCTGGTTTTGGTTTTGATCCAGTTCACCATTTTATTGCTGAGGGAGAGAGCAGTGGTATTGCCATACATGGCGTAGTCCATCACAATGCGAAGGGGTACGCGGCAGGCGTTGTAATTGTATTCATTGGTGGGAGGGTATTCGTCGAGGAAGTTCTGTGGCGCTGGTTCCGGCGGGTTTTTCACGACAAAGTCGGAGATAAGCCCTGTGCTGGGGGAGTAGGTGGCAGAAAACTGTGTATACACGTTATAGAGTGCGTTGATGACGTTATTCCAGGTGGCATCATTGGTTTCCTGGTAAAATGACCGCATATGGTCCATCATCCAGTCGGAGGGGCGGGTATTGAGGGCGGTCTTGGTGTCCCAGTCACCGAGGTTGAGGCGGTTGCTGTTGGTCACATAACTCGCTTTGAGCCCTTGATTGATCATGGTTTTAGCTTCATTGAGGTAGTTGATGGTACCAGCGGAGCCCCACTGGTAGTGAGCAAGAATGAGAGAGTAGGCGATGTCCATGTCGCCATCGGTAGCGGAGTCAAAGTGGCCCTGGGCCGCTGTGTTATCCGCTACTACCCAGCCCATTAGTTTGCTGTTGTTGGGGCTGTGGTAGGCTTTGAATGTTTTGTACAGTCCATCATAAATGGTTTTGGCGGCAGGGTCGTGGCCAGCCATCAGCACGGTGATCACCATGCCGTAACCGTGCCCTTCGGAAGAGCCCAGCGGTGTAAATCCGTCTGCACTGCCGGTGATGTCTCCTTTTACATAATAACCGCCCGGCAGGGAGCTGAGATTATGTTTGAGGTAGGTAGCTTTCCAGTAATCGTAATAACTGGCTACGCTGGCGTTCATGTCTGCCTGGGTAACGTTGTTGGGTTTGATACAGTTGGGATAACTGATGGCTTGCGGATAAGGCTTGTTCTGAGCCTGTACCAGAAGGCTGGCGACACTTAACAGGCCGGCCAGAAAAAACAATAAATGTCTGGTCATAGAGGGTTTGTTTTAGGGGTGAGTTATTGAGAAATAGATCTTGGATTGTTTGGGTTAATGCACTAATACTACAGGTCTCCTTTAAAACTACAGGTCTCCGGGTTATCAATCTTCAATCGATTGCATTGTAATTTCAAATTAAGTATTTTTTATCAGATTTGTTGATTGAAATTTATGCGGTGAGTGACTTTTAACATGGAGCAGATTGATAATGATGAAATTGGAGGGATAAAAAAAATTACAGTCCCCGGTAAATAGGCCGGGGACTGTATTAATAGCGCACTAGCAGCGGCATCAGGGTGTATAGGTCACACTGCTGCCATACAGGATGTTGGACACCCCGGAGAAATAGGTGGCTTTGTTGGTGCTGGTGAGATTGTACCAGAGATAGACACCATAGCCATTGTTTTTGGTTTGGGTAGCCAGGGAGTTGGCGGTACTCTGACCGGTGGCCATGATGTCTACTGCGGCAGGCCCCAGATTGGCTTTGGTAAGCCCCGCTACATTAGGCACGGAATAGGTACCATAGAAAGCATTCCAGCTGTAGTTAACGAAATCACCTGCTTTTTTGCCGCCCCAGGATAAGCGGGAGGCTGCCGGCCCGTAATAATAAAACGATATTATTTTGGTGGGCATCAGCTGCCGCAATTCATCGAGCAGCATTACAAAAGAGCTGTCGTTGGGCTGAGGCAAACCATTATTGCCATAGTCGGCATACTCGTCATCAAAATCGATACCATCGAGGCCGTAGTAGTTGGCGGTATCGGCGAGCTGCTGTGCAAAAGCCCTGGCGGCAGTACGGCTGGTGAAGTTGCAGAAGCCTGCTCCCTGGTGGTTTCCAAGGATAGATAATAATACTTTCATGCCTTTGTTTTGTAAAGGCACAATCTGTGTGGCTTTGTTGACCAGCACATTGGTAACATTCGGGTTGTTGTACAGTACTGCTTTGCCGGTACTGGTGTTGTAATTGATGTTCGCTGCAAAAATGATGGCGATGTCAAACAGTTGTTGCCCGCCGGTAGTCAGTGTATACTTGCCCGTGTTGAGCAGGCTGTTACTGTTGACTTCCACATAGCAGACAGATTTGCCGCCGGCTTTGGTAACGCTTTCTACTTTGGGTTGGGTGCCGGTGGGGGAGGCATCAATAGGGGCTTCTTCTTTTTTACAGGAGGCTGTAAAGAGCAGGGTTGTACATGCGGTCAGTACTGCGACCGACGACCATACGCGGAATTGTTTTTTCATACCGGAATTTTTAATTGGTTAAAAATGGAAGTAAAAATTCCCCGGAGTAAGGCCAGTAAATATTGGTTCAGAAATTGGTTGAAACGCTGATTTAAAAATGATTTTTCTGATCTCCTGATGAGCGAAGATTGGAGCGAAGAAGAGAGACGGAAGAGAGAGAGCATCCGGATATTATTGCGCGATATATTAACCTATACAACTATCTAAGCAATTATCTCCGCTCCGCTCTCCACTCATCAGGAGTATCAGCGACATCAGATCAATCAGGGCTTGTCCCACCATAGTCTGGTGCCGCCGTTGTCGGCCGGTTGGCTCAGCAGGCCAATGGCTTTGTTAACAGCTGCACCGTTGGTATTATATTCATTCTGGGGGAAGGGGAGTCTTCTGACTTGTATTTTGCTGTCGATGGTATTACCGCTGTTGTTATTGACAACAGGGAACAGTTTAGGATAACCGGTACGGCGGAATTCCGTCCAGGCTTCCTGTCCTTCGGGGAACATGGCCAGCCATTTCTGGGTACTGATACGTTCCTGTTTTTCCGCAAGCGGAGCACTTTCCACCCATTTCACGGTAACATGGGAAGGGGTATCGATGTTGTTTTGCGTGTTTTTCGGATCAACATAAGCATCCGGTGTATTGGTGCTGTTGTTGACATAGCTGGCATCAACCGCATGCCATTGCTCCAGAGAGGTGTTGATACCTTTTTCATACAGATCCTGTACAGTACCGCCGGCATTGTTAAAACCGTTGAGGGCTGCTTCTGCGCGCAGGAAATATACTTCTGCGGCAGTCATCAGCTGTACAGGTGTGTTGAGCTTAAACATACCACCCTGGTAGTTGATGGCGGAATAACCCACATAATCGCTTTTGCTGTTGGAGCTGGTAATGCTGCCCAGGCGAATACCTACATACTGTGAGGGGATGGCAGCATCCGTAGACCGCGACATGTATCTGGACAACCGCGGGTCTTTGTAACCGGTCAGGTAACACTGCAGGGATGCGTTGATCTGGATATCATTCCAGTTCTGCGCGATGAACACCAGCGGATTCGTATAGCCGGCACCGATAATTTTTACGTTCATGTTGCCGTCGTTGGTGGTGATCACACCGCCTTTGGCCGGGTCCAGGGCTTTTTCTGCCTCTGCCTGTGCAGTAGCTTTGTCTGCCTTGATGATATGCATGGCCAGGCGCAGGCGTAGTGAGTTACTGAACTGCAGCCATTTGGTGAAGTCTGCATCATACACCAGGTCGAAATTACTAAAGTTGAAAGGCAGTGTTTTACCGCTGCTGATAAAGTCGCGCAGGGCGGCGTTGGCAGTGTCCAGCTCTTTAAAGAAGCGGGTGTACACTTCCTGCTGACTGTCGTAGTCGATGCTGGTTTTGCTGGTGCCGGCTTTACTATAGGGGATAGGTCCATAGATGTCGGTCACGCGGCTCATAGCGGTTACCTGTACAATCTGTGCTACTGCCCATACTGCCGGAAAGTCTTTCGGAATATTGGATGCCCGCAGTTTGGCCAGTTGTCCCATCACGCTGAGATAGCCTACTTTAAAGGCTTCGCCGTTCCAGCCATTCATCATAAAATAACTCAGGTTGTTTCTGCCACCGTTAAAGGGGGTGGCAGAAGCCATATAACCTGAGAAGCAGTCGGCATTCAGATTTTGTTGTAACTGGAAAGAGTTGGGATCGCCACCGCCGGAGAAGTTGTAGATCGCCATGGTAGCTGTTTTTAAATAGCTGAGGTTGTAGAAGTCAGCTTCGAGCATATTATCAGGGATGCCGGTATTATCTGTATTGTAGCGTTCAAAGTTTTTGGTGCAGGCGGTCATGGCGAGCAGCAGTCCTGCTGCTATGGCCGGCAGGCGGTATTTACCGGAAAATATATTGGAACGTTTCATTTTTTCTTTTTTAATGGTGACAAACATCGGTTAGAAGGTAGCATTCAGCGTCAGGCCATAGTTGCGGGTAGCCGGTGGCATGAAGATGTCTACACCGGACATACTGTTGAAAGTAGACATGGTCATTTCCGGATCGTATGGCGCTTTCTTGTAGAAATAAAGCAGGTTGCGGCCGGTGAGTGACAGGCGCAGGGCTTTAAACACATTGTTTTTTACCGGGAAGGTATATCCAAGCGACAGCTCCCGTAAGCGTACCACTGTGGCGCTGTACATATATTCGCCGGATACGGCTTCACGGCCGCCGATGGTGCCATACCATTTCTGCGGGTCTACACTGGTAACTGCTTTCTGGTCCGGACCTACACCGTTAACGGCTACACCGCCTGCATCACGGGCGTCACCGGTAGCTTTGGATACACCATACTGGTCCATTACAGACTGGGTTACAGACATCACCTCTCCACCAAATTTGCCATCTATCAGGAAAGACAGTGTCAGCGCACCATAGGAGAGATTGTTATTCCAGCCCAGCTGCCATTTGGGATTGGGGTTGCCCAGGTATACAAAGTCACCGCCCTGTTTGATAGGCGCACCTTTGTCATCGATCATGATACGGCCCTGTGCATCTTTCTGCAGCACGGAACCATAGATATCACCGAAAGAACCACCTACCTTGAATTTAGACACATAGTTGGCGCCGGAAGCACCACTCAGCACAAACTCAGGATTGGTAGTGGCCAGTTCCACAATACGGTTGTCGTTTACGGAGTAGTTAATACCAGTGTTCCACTGGAATTTACCCCCACGGAAAACATCATAACGTACCACTGCTTCTATGCCTTTGTTCTGGATATTTCCGGCATTGAAATAAAAGTCACTATAAAAGGTAGCATCTGAAGCACGTACGCTCAG belongs to Chitinophaga sp. HK235 and includes:
- a CDS encoding inorganic diphosphatase; protein product: MIIKELQVVIETPRGSSEKFDFDPVSRFFVLSKALPAGMVFPFDFGFIPGTRGEDGGPLDILVLSEFKTFSGCMLKCRLIGAVKGIQREADGTQIRNDRYIAVPFVSTVYKEVDVMPDKLIRELEIFLVAYHQLEGKQFRPMGYLDAAPAYEQIKFV
- a CDS encoding response regulator, whose product is MKPHTVLLIDDDADDRIFFSEAIKKVSPEVETHYCESGMQAIDLLSHKKIASPDYIFLDMNMPMMNGKECLQELGKVIHRGLTKIIILSTSDMVEDVQESMALGARLFLTKPDSFDALCKILKDVLEEKWQKCFR
- a CDS encoding endo-beta-N-acetylglucosaminidase H, giving the protein MKKQFRVWSSVAVLTACTTLLFTASCKKEEAPIDASPTGTQPKVESVTKAGGKSVCYVEVNSNSLLNTGKYTLTTGGQQLFDIAIIFAANINYNTSTGKAVLYNNPNVTNVLVNKATQIVPLQNKGMKVLLSILGNHQGAGFCNFTSRTAARAFAQQLADTANYYGLDGIDFDDEYADYGNNGLPQPNDSSFVMLLDELRQLMPTKIISFYYYGPAASRLSWGGKKAGDFVNYSWNAFYGTYSVPNVAGLTKANLGPAAVDIMATGQSTANSLATQTKNNGYGVYLWYNLTSTNKATYFSGVSNILYGSSVTYTP
- a CDS encoding glycosyl hydrolase family 8, with product MTRHLLFFLAGLLSVASLLVQAQNKPYPQAISYPNCIKPNNVTQADMNASVASYYDYWKATYLKHNLSSLPGGYYVKGDITGSADGFTPLGSSEGHGYGMVITVLMAGHDPAAKTIYDGLYKTFKAYHSPNNSKLMGWVVADNTAAQGHFDSATDGDMDIAYSLILAHYQWGSAGTINYLNEAKTMINQGLKASYVTNSNRLNLGDWDTKTALNTRPSDWMMDHMRSFYQETNDATWNNVINALYNVYTQFSATYSPSTGLISDFVVKNPPEPAPQNFLDEYPPTNEYNYNACRVPLRIVMDYAMYGNTTALSLSNKMVNWIKTKTSGNPANIKDGYKLNGTASGTGQEAVFIGPFVAASVGSSSNQAWLNSGWNYLKTAKSGYYSDSYSLLCQLFISGNWWIPGNSSPSNVPPSVSITSPANNSAYTSPASVTINATATDSDGSVTKVEFFNGSTKLGEATGSPYAWTWNNVAAGTYTLTAKVTDNSNGSTTSAPVTITVGSAPGCNPAEASGDDGNVASNAIDNDLNTRWSASGDGQWIQFCLGSSQSVNGVDIAFYKGDTRKAKFDILVSADALNWTAVASNLQSSGSSLALESFPFSAVTAKYIRILGHGNNLNAWNSYAEVKVKTVAPLAGSTSASMAFTPVNDAPPKAGKLSIDAFPNPFRGDLRITYILEKTGVANLTVYNLAGQPVAVLVNGQLSAGTYQATFRSGNHASGIYIIKLAQDGNIISKRIVKE
- a CDS encoding PAS domain S-box protein translates to MGTMDTVTSGKYHFLAGGGETGELIRHYPWENTVLGPVDQWPQPLKTCIRIILTSGQPMFVWWGPELISFYNDASRILAGSKHPAGIGQPARTVLKTRWEQIGALAEYTLHNNVGTCNEALLFFTERNGYLQESYYTFSLSPIPGNNGVPEGILCTVTDETDRIVQARQMKTLQDLTTFNLNSRRIQDVYIHSLLALRENRHDFPFAVFYETDQDTHLKGYTADDLPEAAFPRSVTLTDENFHWPVAEVLRSHRMAQVQQLREKPWQLPAGAWEQAPDQAVLIPVIHHFTNTLYGVLIVGLNPYRQPDDAYLAFLRQVGDQLAAAITSAGTYVAHQFRDLFRQAPAAIMLLKGVDDIVEVANSRYHHLLQGLPAALYTCDKAGRILWFNQAAATLWGREPMIGHDMWCGSWKIFEPDGITPVPLDTCPMARALQQGEAVRDVEIVVERPDGTRRNVQPYPDPIFDEEGRVAGAVNMLIDITELKMTQAHMSRLAAIVESTDDAIISKTPEGIISSWNPAAERLFGYTSEEVTGKSILILIPPDRTAEEKEIMDQLTKGISVDHFETQRVAKDGRLIDISLTISPLKDAQGRLIGVSKIARDVSEQKKLFSALQESEARYMQVAMEMEAIVAQRTRELTEANFYLEKSNKELEQFAFVTSHDLQEPLRKIHTFAGLLCEAGGPALDATSRVYIEKMMISARRMSQLIHDLLNFSRLNRTEDTFVQTDLNEVIAHVLNDFEVTISQKKALVTIDALPAIQAVPLQMNQLLYNLLGNALKFTAEDRTPEIRISSRVLPEDALKNYPELDHSRSYYEITVSDNGIGFNQVYEDKIFQIFQRLNNRTAYEGTGIGLALCNKIATNHKGCIRAVGQPGEGAVFNVVLPVM
- a CDS encoding sensor histidine kinase KdpD translates to MPHSMISDYSKRLQARILYLVGPPEEVTLENRIFNSMCLIAILVSAVQIPFNYFTGLKMTGLLFGVMLLVLAALYFLSRFKNRASLSIAISVITVNLLFGMVYFVSSGISGASLMTFTLTFFLVMIISPRGQYSWWLGFNLLLVAALVLTEYYYPELVPNMYPDRQSKMVDLSATYLTSVLVIFFGTLYLKKAYNREKQQGEEKTRVLEVMNTEKNKLFSIISHDLRSPMASIQSYLELMKDIQLPAEQKLQLEAELLQMVNNTQDMLYNMLLWSKTQLQGLTVHLSPVNVYHAVMPVLEINTSLITNKGLHLQTRIDQTLMAMADLNMLQLIIRNLIGNSIKFTAPGGHIFIEACRQGKECLITIRDTGTGIDAKRAHEIFSLKARSTFGTSNEKGIGLGLYLCKEYTAAQHGRIWFENNPDQGCSFYLVFPLA
- a CDS encoding MFS transporter — encoded protein: MLAKIAQTYRSSFSGLSKETWLLSLVILINRTGTMVVPFLSMYLTQNKHWTIADAGIIITLFGIGAVMGSLAGGYFIDKLGFRSVQIFTSITGGALFIAFGYIDHFAVLCVMTVVLSFVAEAFRPANGAAIAAYSKPENLTRSYSLNRFAMNLGWALGSSLGGILAAINYHLLFWVEGCVYILVGLLITVLLPANGGHPRTKAVASAAPRNLPIWKDTFLFRFLVWITLYTTSFSLIFRLVPIYWKTDWHIDEFAIGLLLGINGVIIALFEMVLVRRWENRKSAMYYIVGGVIVTALGYLFLILPGHVPITTALMAVIFMTVGEMMVFPFVNAVIMGRSNDTNRGRYAAAYALTWSVAQVVGPGGGALIIERWGFAALWIVMVVLCLGCAFALWRLPFKKTVVA